One window of the Pan troglodytes isolate AG18354 chromosome 12, NHGRI_mPanTro3-v2.0_pri, whole genome shotgun sequence genome contains the following:
- the LOC104005058 gene encoding RNA-binding protein 7-like, with amino-acid sequence MNLLNGIKLYGRPIKIQFRSGSSHALQDVSLPYPQHHVGNSSPTSTSPSRYERTRDNMTSSAQIIQRSFSSPENFQRQAVMNSALRQMSYGGKFGSSPMDQLGFSPSVQSHSHSFNQSSSSQWRQGTPSSQRKVRMNSHPYLADRHYSQEQRCTDHGSDHHYRGKRDDFFYEDRNHDGWSHDYDNRRDSSRDGKWRSSRH; translated from the coding sequence ATGAATCTACTTAATGGAATCAAACTTTACGGAAGGCCTATCAAAATTCAATTTAGATCAGGAAGTAGTCATGCCTTGCAAGATGTCAGTTTGCCATATCCCCAACATCATGTTGGAAATTCAAGCCCTACCTCCACATCTCCTAGCAGGTACGAAAGGACTAGGGATAACATGACTTCATCAGCACAGATAATTCAGAGATCTTTCTCTTCTCCAGAAAATTTTCAGAGACAAGCAGTGATGAACAGTGCTTTGAGACAAATGTCATATGGTGGAAAATTTGGTTCTTCACCTATGGATCAATTAGGATTTTCACCATCAGTTCAATCACACAGTCATAGTTTTAATCAGTCTTCAAGCTCCCAGTGGCGCCAAGGTACACCATCATCACAGCGTAAAGTCAGAATGAATTCTCATCCCTACCTAGCAGATAGACATTATAGCCAGGAACAGCGTTGCACTGATCATGGGTCTGACCATCATTACAGAGGAAAGAGAGATGATTTCTTCTATGAAGATAGGAATCATGATGGCTGGAGCCATGACTATGATAACAGAAGAGACAGTAGCAGAGATGGAAAATGGCGCTCATCTCGACACTAA